One Brassica oleracea var. oleracea cultivar TO1000 chromosome C7, BOL, whole genome shotgun sequence genomic window carries:
- the LOC106306512 gene encoding uncharacterized protein LOC106306512, which yields MDSFSIFIVILFTLLLSFHHSDSQSVQSTHLLDLMIRDYTIRNFKLNLNTGTIQKIHLPSNFSGIDIDTVKLRCGSLRRYGSRIGEFHIGAGVTVEPCPERVMLVRQNLGSNWSSIYSTGYNLTGYSYQLASPVLGLLAYNANPDGVATNPYEVNVVGTDQNPILIDFLKVKASDNPKLTKKNSSVLCACFTSNGSTTFSDQVSPYVCKGTRQGHYALVVTTEARGKDDDSSGRGMVTPSTEVDGGSGGGKLSRWKVAVGSVIGSGIGAILLGLLVVAMLVKGKKKAEREEMERRAYEEEALQVSMVGHVRAPTASGTRTLPVMPDDRYKNTHLNHHR from the coding sequence ATGGATTCATTCTCCATATTCATCGTCATTCTCTTCACACTTCTCTTGTCATTCCACCATTCTGACTCTCAATCAGTTCAATCTACACATCTTTTAGATCTCATGATCAGAGACTACACCATAAGAAACTTTAAGCTCAATCTCAACACAGGCACCATACAGAAAATCCATCTCCCTTCTAATTTCTCCGGTATAGATATCGACACGGTTAAGTTAAGGTGTGGGAGCTTGAGAAGATACGGTTCAAGAATCGGCGAGTTTCACATCGGCGCTGGCGTGACGGTGGAGCCATGCCCTGAGAGAGTCATGCTGGTTAGACAAAACCTGGGTTCGAACTGGTCTTCAATCTACTCTACCGGTTATAACTTAACCGGTTACAGTTACCAGCTCGCATCACCGGTTCTTGGTCTTTTGGCTTACAACGCTAACCCTGACGGTGTGGCCACGAACCCTTACGAGGTTAACGTCGTTGGTACCGATCAAAACCCTATCTTGATCGATTTCTTGAAGGTCAAGGCGAGTGATAACCCTAAGCTGACGAAGAAGAATTCATCAGTCTTGTGTGCGTGTTTCACAAGCAACGGTAGCACAACGTTTAGTGATCAAGTTTCACCTTATGTTTGTAAAGGAACAAGACAAGGGCATTACGCTCTAGTGGTGACGACAGAAGCTAGAGGAAAAGATGATGACAGTAGTGGTCGTGGGATGGTGACGCCATCGACGGAGGTGGACGGCGGCAGCGGAGGAGGAAAGTTGAGCCGGTGGAAAGTGGCGGTGGGGAGTGTGATTGGGTCGGGGATTGGAGCGATTCTGTTAGGGTTGTTGGTGGTGGCGATGTTGGTGAAGGGGAAGAAGAAAGCAGAGAGAGAAGAAATGGAGAGAAGAGCTTATGAAGAAGAAGCTCTTCAGGTTTCAATGGTGGGTCATGTCAGGGCTCCTACTGCTTCTGGAACTAGAACTCTTCCTGTAATGCCCGATGATAGGTATAAAAACACCCATTTGAATCATCATCGATAA
- the LOC106306511 gene encoding protein FIZZY-RELATED 2-like codes for MEDPTASNATPPANSSPQLSPPPSMNTPIISLESRINRLINANQSPSPSRSIYSDRFIPSRSGSNYALFDLAKDGKEDGAGSYATLLRAAMFGPETPEKRDITGFSTSRNIFRFKTETNRCLDSFSPFVSDDGSGVSQSPIKALRKVSRSPYKVLDAPALQDDFYLNLVDWSAQNVLAVSLGNCVYLWNASSSKVTTLCDLGADDSVCSVGWNFRGTHLAVGTSTGKIQIWDASRCKRTRTMEGHRLRVGALAWSSSVLSSGSRDKSILQRDIRCEEDHVSKLTGHKSEVCGLKWSYDNRELASGGNDNRLFVWNQHSTQPVLKYSEHTAAVKAIAWSPHVHGLLASGGGTADRCIRFWNTTTNTHLSSIDTGSQVCNLAWSKNVNELVSTHGYSQNQIIVWKYPTMSKVATLTGHTYRVLYLAVSPDGQTIVTGAGDETLRFWNVFPSPKSQNTDSEIGSTFFGRTTIR; via the exons ATGGAAGATCCTACCGCAAGCAATGCGACTCCTCCGGCGAATTCTTCTCCTCAACTCAGTCCACCACCGTCGATGAACACTCCGATCATCTCACTCGAGTCACGAATCAACCGTTTGATCAATGCCAACCAATCTCCGTCGCCATCACGGTCTATATACTCCGATAGATTCATACCAAGTAGATCCGGATCCAATTACGCGCTCTTCGATCTCGCTAAAGACGGCAAAGAAGACGGAGCTGGCTCTTACGCGACTCTGTTACGCGCGGCGATGTTTGGACCCGAGACGCCGGAGAAGAGAGACATCACTGGGTTCTCTACGTCGCGGAATATATTTCGGTTTAAGACGGAGACGAATCGGTGTTTGGATTCGTTTTCGCCGTTTGTGTCTGATGATGGTTCTGGTGTTAGTCAGAGTCCGATCAAGGCCTTGAGGAAGGTGTCGCGATCGCCCTATAAG GTACTAGATGCACCGGCTTTGCAAGATGATTTTTATTTAAATCTGGTGGACTGGTCAGCGCAGAATGTTCTTGCGGTGAGCCTAGGGAACTGCGTGTATTTGTGGAATGCTAGTAGTAGCAAG GTTACCACGCTATGTGATCTCGGGGCTGATGATAGTGTTTGCTCAGTAGGTTGGAACTTCCGTGGAACTCATCTGGCTGTTGGAACTAGTACCGGGAAAATACAG ATATGGGATGCGTCGCGGTGCAAGAGGACAAGAACAATGGAAGGACATCGTCTAAGAGTTGGAGCACTGGCATGGAGCTCATCTGTTCTTTCATCTGGTAGCAGAGACAAGAGTATTCTTCAAAGAGACATACGTTGCGAAGAAGATCATGTCAGTAAACTCACAGGTCACAAATCCGAAGTATGCGGACTCAAGTGGTCTTACGATAACAGAGAGTTAGCATCTGGTGGAAACGACAATAGG CTTTTTGTATGGAACCAACATTCAACACAACCGGTATTGAAATATAGTGAACACACAGCAGCGGTGAAAGCAATTGCTTGGTCTCCTCATGTTCACGGGCTTCTTGCTTCTGGTGGTGGGACTGCTGATAGATGCATACGTTTTTGGAATACAACCACAAATACTCATTTAAGTTCCATAGATACTGGCAGTCAG GTATGCAATCTAGCTTGGTCTAAAAATGTGAACGAGCTGGTTAGCACGCACGGATACTCCCAAAACCAAATCATAGTCTGGAAATACCCTACCATGTCCAAA GTTGCAACTCTAACCGGTCACACATACCGTGTTCTGTACCTTGCGGTCTCACCTGATGGACAGACGATTGTAACAGGAGCAGGAGATGAAACCTTAAGGTTCTGGAATGTCTTCCCATCCCCAAAATCTCAG AACACGGATAGTGAAATCGGTTCAACATTCTTTGGTAGAACAACAATAAGGTGA
- the LOC106306852 gene encoding protein STAY-GREEN 1, chloroplastic has protein sequence MCSLSANMLLPTKLKPAYSDKLGNSTNSLLVANTRSKRKNQSVVPMARLFGPAIFESSKLKVLFLGVDDKKLPPTLPRTYTLTHSDITAKLTLAISHSVNNSQLQGWANRLYRDEVVAEWKKVKGDMSLHVHCHISGGHFLLDLFPKLRYYIFSKELPVVLKAIVHGDGNLLNNYPDLQESLVWVYFHSNVDEFNRVECWGPLWEATSPDGHRTQTLPETRCKDECSCCFPQASSIPWSHSLSNEGVAGYSGTQTEGMPTPNPEKL, from the exons ATGTGTAGTTTGTCAGCGAACATGTTGCTACCGACAAAGCTGAAACCAGCTTATTCAGACAAACTGGGTAATAGTACCAACTCACTCCTTGTCGCCAATACAAGATCCAAGAGGAAGAACCAATCCGTTGTTCCC ATGGCAAGATTGTTTGGACCGGCTATCTTCGAATCATCCAAGTTGAAAGTATTGTTTCTAGGGGTTGATGACAAGAAGCTTCCACCAACGCTTCCAAGGACTTACACTCTCACTCACAGTGACATTACTGCTAAACTAACTTTAGCTATTTCTCACTCCGTTAACAATTCTCAG TTGCAAGGATGGGCAAATAGGCTATACAGAGATGAAGTGGTAGCAGAATGGAAGAAAGTTAAAGGGGACATGTCGCTTCACGTCCACTGCCACATAAGCGGTGGCCATTTCCTCTTAGATCTCTTCCCAAAGTTACGATACTACATCTTTTCCAAAGAACTACCTGTT GTGTTGAAGGCTATTGTTCACGGAGACGGCAACTTGTTGAACAACTATCCCGATTTACAAGAGTCTCTTGTTTGGGTCTATTTCCATTCCAATGTTGATGAGTTCAACAGAGTCGAGTGTTGGGGTCCGCTTTGGGAAGCTACTTCGCCTGATGGTCACAGGACTCAAACTCTTCCTGAGACTCGGTGCAAGGATGAATGCAGTTGTTGTTTCCCGCAGGCTAGCTCGATTCCGTGGTCTCATAGTCTTAGTAACGAAGGTGTGGCTGGCTACTCTGGGACTCAAACCGAGGGAATGCCTACTCCTAATCCGGAGAAACTCTAG
- the LOC106306851 gene encoding dihydroorotase, mitochondrial isoform X1 codes for MSFFFYIYILCHDNTGESCTALVMIKTLVSPCSVVVGFGSQKLKLDRSCKKVKPGAVRMELTISQPDDWHLHLRDGDLLQAVVPHSASHFRRAIVMPNLKPPVTSTAAAITYRESIMKALPIESSFDPLMTLYLTDKTHTDEIKLARESGVVYAVKLYPAGATTNSQDGVTDLFGKCLPVLEEMVKQNMPLLVHGEVTDPSIDVFDREKIFIETVLQPLIQRLPQLKVVMEHITTMDAVNFVESCKEGFVGATVTPQHLLLNRNALFQGGLQPHNYCLPVLKREIHREAIVKAVTSGSKKFFLGTDSAPHERRRKESSCGCAGIYSAPVALSLYAKVFDEAGALDKLEAFTSFNGPDFYGLPRNSSKITLKKAPWKVPEVLSFSFGEIIPMFAGETLQWQPSFE; via the exons ATGTCTTTTTTTTTTTATATATATATCTTATGTCATGACAATACAGGTGAATCTTGCACAGCCTTGGTGATGATCAAGACGTTGGTTTCTCCTTGTAGTGTTGTTGTT GGGTTTGGATCTCAAAAACTGAAGCTTGACAGATCTTGTAAGAAAGTGAAGCCGGGAGCAGTAAGGATGGAACTCACAATCTCTCAGCCTGATGATTGGCATCTTCATCTCCGTGACGGCGATCTTCTTCAGGCTGTTGTTCCCCACAG TGCGAGTCATTTTAGGAGAGCGATTGTGATGCCGAATCTGAAGCCCCCTGTGACCTCCACTGCAGCTGCCATTACTTACCGTGAATCCATCATGAAAGCTTTGCCAATTGAGAGCAGTTTTGATCCACTGATGACTCTTTATCTGACTGACAAAACCCATACTGATGAGATCAAGCTTGCCA GGGAAAGTGGTGTGGTTTATGCGGTGAAGCTGTACCCTGCCGGAGCCACAACCAACTCTCAAGATGGTGTCACAGACCTGTTTGGAAAATGCTTGCCAGTACTAGAAGAGATGGTCAAACAAAACATGCCTCTTCTG GTTCATGGAGAGGTCACAGATCCAAGTATTGATGTCTTTGACCGTGAGAAAATCTTCATTGAGACTGTTCTGCAGCCTCTAATCCAACGGCTTCCACAGCTGAAAGTAGTGATGGAACACATCACTACCATGGATGCTGTGAACTTCGTTGAATCTTGCAAAGAAG GGTTTGTGGGTGCAACAGTCACACCACAACATCTCCTTCTCAACAGAAACGCTCTTTTCCAAGGTGGATTACAACCGCACAACTACTGCCTTCCCGTTCTCAAAAGAGAGATACACC GAGAAGCCATTGTCAAAGCTGTAACTAGTGGAAGCAAGAAGTTCTTCCTCGGCACAGATAGTGCTCCACATGAACGGAGAAGAAAAGAATCATCCTGTGGATGTGCTGGTATTTACAGCGCTCCTGTTGCCTTGTCTCTATACGCTAAGGTCTTTGATGAG GCGGGTGCGCTTGACAAGTTGGAAGCTTTCACAAGCTTCAATGGACCTGATTTCTATGGCCTCCCGAGAAACTCTTCAAAGATTACACTGAAGAAAGCTCCTTGGAAGGTTCCTGAGGTCTTATCCTTCTCATTTGGAGAGATCATTCCAATGTTTGCTGGAGAAACCCTTCAATGGCAACCATCTTTCGAGTAA
- the LOC106306851 gene encoding dihydroorotase, mitochondrial isoform X2: MIKTLVSPCSVVVGFGSQKLKLDRSCKKVKPGAVRMELTISQPDDWHLHLRDGDLLQAVVPHSASHFRRAIVMPNLKPPVTSTAAAITYRESIMKALPIESSFDPLMTLYLTDKTHTDEIKLARESGVVYAVKLYPAGATTNSQDGVTDLFGKCLPVLEEMVKQNMPLLVHGEVTDPSIDVFDREKIFIETVLQPLIQRLPQLKVVMEHITTMDAVNFVESCKEGFVGATVTPQHLLLNRNALFQGGLQPHNYCLPVLKREIHREAIVKAVTSGSKKFFLGTDSAPHERRRKESSCGCAGIYSAPVALSLYAKVFDEAGALDKLEAFTSFNGPDFYGLPRNSSKITLKKAPWKVPEVLSFSFGEIIPMFAGETLQWQPSFE, from the exons ATGATCAAGACGTTGGTTTCTCCTTGTAGTGTTGTTGTT GGGTTTGGATCTCAAAAACTGAAGCTTGACAGATCTTGTAAGAAAGTGAAGCCGGGAGCAGTAAGGATGGAACTCACAATCTCTCAGCCTGATGATTGGCATCTTCATCTCCGTGACGGCGATCTTCTTCAGGCTGTTGTTCCCCACAG TGCGAGTCATTTTAGGAGAGCGATTGTGATGCCGAATCTGAAGCCCCCTGTGACCTCCACTGCAGCTGCCATTACTTACCGTGAATCCATCATGAAAGCTTTGCCAATTGAGAGCAGTTTTGATCCACTGATGACTCTTTATCTGACTGACAAAACCCATACTGATGAGATCAAGCTTGCCA GGGAAAGTGGTGTGGTTTATGCGGTGAAGCTGTACCCTGCCGGAGCCACAACCAACTCTCAAGATGGTGTCACAGACCTGTTTGGAAAATGCTTGCCAGTACTAGAAGAGATGGTCAAACAAAACATGCCTCTTCTG GTTCATGGAGAGGTCACAGATCCAAGTATTGATGTCTTTGACCGTGAGAAAATCTTCATTGAGACTGTTCTGCAGCCTCTAATCCAACGGCTTCCACAGCTGAAAGTAGTGATGGAACACATCACTACCATGGATGCTGTGAACTTCGTTGAATCTTGCAAAGAAG GGTTTGTGGGTGCAACAGTCACACCACAACATCTCCTTCTCAACAGAAACGCTCTTTTCCAAGGTGGATTACAACCGCACAACTACTGCCTTCCCGTTCTCAAAAGAGAGATACACC GAGAAGCCATTGTCAAAGCTGTAACTAGTGGAAGCAAGAAGTTCTTCCTCGGCACAGATAGTGCTCCACATGAACGGAGAAGAAAAGAATCATCCTGTGGATGTGCTGGTATTTACAGCGCTCCTGTTGCCTTGTCTCTATACGCTAAGGTCTTTGATGAG GCGGGTGCGCTTGACAAGTTGGAAGCTTTCACAAGCTTCAATGGACCTGATTTCTATGGCCTCCCGAGAAACTCTTCAAAGATTACACTGAAGAAAGCTCCTTGGAAGGTTCCTGAGGTCTTATCCTTCTCATTTGGAGAGATCATTCCAATGTTTGCTGGAGAAACCCTTCAATGGCAACCATCTTTCGAGTAA
- the LOC106302148 gene encoding agamous-like MADS-box protein AGL19, with protein MVRGKTEIKRIENATSRQVTFSKRRNGLLKKAFELSVLCDAEVGLIIFSPRSKLYEFSSSSIAKTIERYQKRVKETGINHTRDNNSQQARDETYGLTKKIEQLEISKRKLLGKGIVACSIEELQQLENQLERGLSRIRAKKYQLLREEIEKLKEEEGNLIKENKELKEKWRGMRAIVGASPSSTLSSAEVNTDSVDNMEVETGLFIGPPEPRQSKKLHP; from the exons ATGGTGAGGGGAAAGACTGAGATCAAGAGGATAGAGAACGCAACGAGCAGGCAAGTGACTTTCTCGAAGAGAAGAAATGGACTTCTAAAGAAAGCTTTCGAGTTATCTGTCCTTTGTGATGCTGAAGTTGGTTTGATCATCTTCTCTCCAAGATCCAAACTCTATGAGTTCTCTAGCTCTAG CATAGCAAAAACAATAGAACGATATCAGAAACGGGTCAAAGAAACTGGGATTAACCACACGAGAGATAATAATTCTCAG CAAGCAAGAGACGAAACATATGGTTTGACAAAAAAGATTGAGCAGCTAGAGATATCTAAACG AAAATTGCTTGGGAAAGGTATTGTTGCATGTTCTATTGAGGAGCTGCAACAGTTAGAGAATCAGTTGGAGCGAGGCTTGAGCAGGATAAGAGCCAAGAAG TACCAATTACTCCGCGAAGAAATTGAGAAGCTGAAGGAAGAG GAGGGGAATCTCATTAAGGAAAATAAAGAACTGAAGGAGAAG TGGCGCGGAATGAGAGCAATAGTAGGAGCATCACCATCATCAACCTTATCATCAGCTGAAGTGAACACGGATAGCGTTGACAATATGGAAGTGGAGACTGGTTTGTTCATTGGACCTCCTGAGCCAAGACAATCCAAGAAACTCCATCCTTGA